A single genomic interval of Gossypium raimondii isolate GPD5lz chromosome 11, ASM2569854v1, whole genome shotgun sequence harbors:
- the LOC105802117 gene encoding protein TAPETUM DETERMINANT 1 — translation MNRRFLLVLLSSVSTAVLFLFLIVLFPGESGSFGLKLMGLRIKQGNNTFSALHRKLLHGTTMKEPNRLPGEKCTKADIVINQGATRPLPTGIPTYTVEIMNICFTGCDISGIHLNCGWFSSARLINPKTFRRLHYNDCLVNDGKPLINGGTVSFQYANTFLYPLSVSRVICS, via the exons ATGAATAGGCGATTCCTTTTGGTACTACTGTCCTCGGTTTCCACCGCCGTATTATTCCTCTTCCTCATCGTGCTATTTCCAG GTGAGAGTGGTTCATTCGGGTTGAAGTTGATGGGACTGAGGATCAAGCAAGGAAACAACACATTTTCTGCACTACATCGCAAGCTTCTTCATG GGACAACAATGAAGGAACCGAACCGACTTCCAGGGGAGAAGTGTACCAAGGCAGATATAGTGATCAACCAGGGAGCCACTCGGCCACTCCCCACTGGCATCCCGACCTACACCGTCGAGATCATGAACATCTGCTTTACCGGCTGCGACATCTCTGGAATTCACTTAAACTGCGGCTGGTTTAGCTCCGCCCGTCTCATCAACCCCAAAACGTTCCGACGCCTTCACTACAACGACTGCCTCGTGAACGACGGGAAACCATTGATCAATGGTGGAACAGTCTCCTTTCAATACGCCAACACCTTCCTTTACCCTCTTTCTGTCTCCCGTGTCATCTGTTCTTAG